Proteins found in one Lycium ferocissimum isolate CSIRO_LF1 chromosome 6, AGI_CSIRO_Lferr_CH_V1, whole genome shotgun sequence genomic segment:
- the LOC132058769 gene encoding tRNA (guanine(9)-N1)-methyltransferase, giving the protein MEQGKTTMEGSKAAEVQQPQPCPPQLSKNAQKKLLKQQRYEAKKAEKKALLKEEKKRQGERKRKEWEEKLSGAATEEEKQQLIDSRKSLRKERMDQRSLEKGKKMERLNNAKQNGQNVVIDLEFDHLMNTSELHSLVQQIMYCYAVNGRCSSPAHLWLTGCQGEMQDQLQRLPGFDKWIIEKENRPYIEAFQDQKERLVYLTADAETTLDVLDPKHIYIIGGLVDRNRWKGLTMKKAEDQGIQTAKLPIGTYLKMSSSQVLTVNQVVEILLKYLETGDWKTSFFEVIPQRKRCEGDNDIEGEEETEGKDDHKIKIHDIEREEEAEENDDHEIKIHDIEREEETEEKDDHEFKRQCIES; this is encoded by the exons ATGGAACAAGGCAAAACAACAATGGAGGGGTCGAAGGCAGCAGAAGTGCAGCAGCCGCAGCCATGTCCACCACAACTATCAAAGAACGCACAGAAGAAACTCTTAAAGCAGCAGCGCTACGAAGCCAAAAAGGCTGAGAAAAAAGCATTGttgaaagaagagaagaaaagacAAGGAGAGCGCAAACGTAAAGAATGGGAGGAAAAGCTTTCCGGGGCTGCCACCGAAGAGGAGAAGCAACAGTTGATAGACTCCAGAAAGTCtttgagaaaagaaagaatggatcAACGCTCTCtcgaaaaaggaaagaagatggAGAGGCTAAATAATGCTAAACAAAATGGAcaaaatgttgttattgatctcGAGTTTGACCACCTCATGAACACTAGTGAGCTACATAGTCTCGTTCAACAG ATCATGTACTGTTATGCGGTGAATGGAAGATGCAGTTCTCCTGCTCACCTTTGGTTGACTGGCTGTCAAGGAGAAATGCAAGATCAGTTGCAGAGACTACCAGGATTTGACAAGTGGATAATTGAGAAGGAGAACCGACCATATATTGAGGCATTCCAAGATCAGAAGGAGCGCCTTGTATATCTCACTGCAGACGCAGAAACAACGCTAGACGTCCTTGAtccaaagcatatatatatcattggTGGGTTGGTGGATAGGAATCGGTGGAAAGGGCTAACCATGAAAAAAGCGGAAGACCAAGGGATTCAAACAGCAAAACTCCCAATAGGAACTTACCTGAAGATGTCTAGTTCCCAG GTCCTTACAGTCAATCAAGTGGTAGAGATACTTCTGAAATACTTGGAGACAGGAGACTGGAAAACTTCATTCTTTGAAGTTATTCCACAAAGAAAAAGATGTGAGGGTGATAATGATATTGAAGGGGAAGAAGAGACGGAAGGGAAAGATGATCACAAGATTAAAATTCATGATATTGAACGGGAAGAAGAGGCGGAAGAGAATGATGATCACGAGATTAAAATTCATGATATTGAACGGGAAGAAGAAACTGAAGAGAAAGATGATCACGAGTTTAAAAGACAGTGCATTGAGAGTTGA
- the LOC132058770 gene encoding nuclear transcription factor Y subunit B-6, which translates to MDNDNVNGNVVGGSGNGGFHGYRRFPQPTPVSASTPATEMSMGLPPHLKQANTNNNNNAEDSECTIREQDRFMPIANVIRIMRRILPPHAKISDDSKETIQECVSEFISFITGEANDRCQREQRKTITAEDILWAMSKLGFDDYIEPLTLYLHRYREFDGGERGSLRGEPLLLKRPMVDPATGCSMTPYQLPPFPMAHHHGYFAYPPPMGNGYMQGDASNGSTSQPAVESDVESHADEGKE; encoded by the exons atggatAATGATAATGTTAATGGTAATGTTGTTGGAGGATCAGGAAATGGAGGATTTCATGGCTATCGCAGATTCCCACAGCCAACCCCTGTCTCTGCCTCTACCCCTG CTACGGAGATGAGCATGGGACTGCCTCCTCATCTTAAACAGGCcaatacaaacaacaacaacaatgcagAAGATTCTGAATGCACCATTCGGGAGCAAGACCGATTCATGCCAATTGCAAACGTGATCAGAATCATGCGCAGGATCCTTCCTCCCCATGCCAAGATATCGGATGACTCCAAAGAGACCATCCAAGAATGTGTCTCTGAGTTCATAAGCTTCATCACTGGTGAAGCCAATGACCGTTGCCAGCGTGAGCAGCGCAAGACCATCACCGCTGAAGATATTCTTTGGGCCATGAGCAAGCTTGGTTTTGATGACTACATTGAACCCTTGACTTTATACTTGCATCGTTATCGTGAGTTTGATGGTGGTGAACGTGGATCCTTGAGAGGGGAGCCTTTGCTGTTGAAGCGGCCAATGGTTGATCCAGCTACAGGCTGCAGCATGACGCCCTATCAGCTGCCTCCTTTTCCTATGGCTCATCACCATGGTTACTTTGCGTATCCACCACCAATGGGCAACGGTTATATGCAGGGCGATGCATCAAATGGAAGCACTTCTCAGCCTGCTGTGGAAAGTGACGTTGAGTCTCACGCGGACGAGGGTAAGGAGTGA